In the Chitinispirillum alkaliphilum genome, one interval contains:
- a CDS encoding Twitching motility protein PilT, with protein MITMNEMLKKMLDMNASDIHLTTNSTPLYRIDGRLKPMSTEKLTPDDVLRLAYSIMNETQRKQFEQQKEVDFSFGVQNLARFRANVYLQRGCCTCAIRQIPYLIKSIEELGLPPIVTKLTERPNGLVLVTGPTGSGKSTTLAAMVDKINTEREGHILTIEDPIEFIHKHKKCIINQREVQQDTHSFASALRVALRQDPDVVLIGEMRDLETIQAALSIAETGHLTLATLHTNSAAQTINRIIDVFPADQKATVRAQLSMVLEGIICQALIPKIGGGRVMACEIMVATMAVRSLIRDDKTHQLPGVLEIGQKYGMQTMNSELIKLYQRRLISKTDALGRSPDPEHLIKYIGDF; from the coding sequence ATGATTACAATGAATGAGATGCTAAAGAAGATGTTGGATATGAATGCCTCTGATATTCATCTTACAACCAATTCCACACCACTTTACCGCATTGATGGTCGGCTCAAACCAATGAGTACTGAGAAACTGACTCCCGATGATGTGCTCAGGCTCGCCTACAGCATTATGAATGAAACCCAGCGCAAACAGTTTGAACAACAAAAAGAGGTCGATTTCTCATTCGGGGTGCAAAATCTCGCCCGTTTCAGGGCAAATGTTTATCTCCAGAGAGGATGCTGTACCTGTGCAATCAGACAGATACCCTATTTAATCAAATCTATCGAAGAGCTTGGGTTACCCCCGATAGTTACCAAGCTCACCGAAAGACCAAACGGCCTGGTGCTTGTCACGGGTCCCACTGGTAGCGGAAAGAGTACAACACTTGCAGCAATGGTTGACAAAATAAACACAGAGCGGGAAGGTCATATCCTCACTATTGAAGATCCGATTGAATTTATACATAAGCATAAAAAATGTATCATAAATCAAAGAGAAGTACAACAGGACACACACAGCTTCGCCAGTGCTTTGAGAGTTGCCCTAAGACAGGACCCCGATGTAGTGCTTATCGGTGAGATGCGTGATTTGGAAACCATACAAGCAGCATTAAGTATCGCAGAAACCGGTCACCTTACCTTGGCCACTCTTCATACAAACTCCGCAGCCCAGACAATAAACAGAATAATAGATGTGTTCCCCGCAGATCAGAAAGCAACTGTACGGGCGCAGTTGTCAATGGTTCTTGAAGGGATAATCTGTCAGGCTCTTATCCCTAAAATTGGTGGTGGAAGAGTTATGGCGTGTGAAATAATGGTTGCAACCATGGCTGTCAGATCACTTATAAGAGATGATAAGACTCATCAGCTGCCCGGTGTTCTGGAAATCGGGCAGAAATATGGTATGCAAACCATGAACAGCGAGCTTATCAAACTGTATCAAAGACGTTTAATTTCAAAAACAGATGCATTGGGCAGAAGTCCTGATCCAGAGCACCTAATCAAGTATATTGGAGATTTTTAA
- a CDS encoding Type IV fimbrial assembly protein PilC — MAHFLYTGVSNTGKQVKGEIQAGNRDEVVSLLRKKRIRPVSVKRKSMEINLSFGNEIKLKDVSRLTRQFSAMASAGLPLVQCLDILATQTENKALAKIIHQVSSDIQGGSTLADAMSKHPKAFNNLYCNMVASGEASGNLDTVLNRLAEYQEKAEALRRKIKGAMTYPVIVAFVAVVATAAMLYFVVPTFAQMFIDMGGGLPAPTQIVMNISNFLQKYIIHMLIAITVILIGLMQYYKTDNGKLVIDKIKLKLPVLGDLERKSAVGRFTQTLSTLLTSGVTILDALSITAKTAGNKVVELGILKTLEKITGGLTIAEPLKETGVFPPMVIHMISVGEKTGDLSDMLKKVSDFYEEEVDAAVEALTSVIEPIMIIVMGIVIGGILVSMYLPMFEMIGTIG, encoded by the coding sequence ATGGCTCATTTCCTATATACAGGTGTATCCAATACAGGCAAACAGGTTAAAGGCGAGATCCAGGCCGGCAACAGAGATGAAGTGGTGAGCCTGCTGAGGAAAAAAAGGATCAGACCGGTATCGGTTAAAAGAAAAAGCATGGAGATAAATCTTTCCTTTGGGAATGAAATCAAACTAAAAGATGTCTCCAGACTTACTCGTCAGTTCTCAGCCATGGCCTCCGCCGGTCTTCCCCTGGTCCAGTGCCTCGACATTCTTGCCACTCAGACAGAAAACAAAGCACTGGCAAAAATTATCCATCAGGTTTCAAGTGATATTCAGGGTGGAAGCACTCTTGCAGACGCAATGTCCAAACACCCTAAAGCCTTCAACAACCTATACTGCAATATGGTTGCATCCGGGGAGGCTTCCGGAAATCTCGACACCGTACTGAACAGATTAGCAGAGTATCAGGAGAAAGCAGAAGCCCTTCGCAGGAAAATAAAAGGGGCTATGACCTACCCTGTAATTGTTGCCTTCGTGGCGGTTGTGGCTACTGCTGCCATGCTTTACTTTGTGGTACCTACTTTTGCCCAGATGTTTATCGATATGGGCGGTGGCCTTCCAGCACCAACTCAGATTGTCATGAACATATCCAACTTTTTACAGAAATATATTATTCATATGTTAATCGCTATTACTGTAATATTGATTGGCTTGATGCAGTATTATAAAACAGACAACGGCAAGTTGGTTATAGATAAAATAAAATTAAAATTGCCGGTTCTTGGGGATCTGGAACGAAAAAGTGCTGTGGGCCGCTTTACTCAAACCCTTTCAACCCTTCTGACAAGCGGTGTCACCATTCTTGATGCACTATCGATAACTGCCAAAACTGCAGGTAATAAGGTAGTTGAACTTGGAATTTTAAAAACTCTGGAAAAAATAACCGGAGGACTCACAATTGCAGAGCCATTAAAGGAAACAGGGGTTTTTCCGCCAATGGTGATTCATATGATCTCAGTTGGTGAAAAAACCGGTGACCTTTCTGATATGCTCAAAAAAGTGTCAGATTTCTATGAAGAGGAAGTTGATGCTGCGGTTGAAGCCCTGACCTCTGTAATTGAACCCATAATGATCATTGTAATGGGTATAGTGATTGGAGGAATTCTGGTCTCAATGTATCTGCCTATGTTTGAAATGATAGGTACAATCGGCTGA